From a region of the Sinorhizobium sp. B11 genome:
- a CDS encoding cold-shock protein, whose protein sequence is MAYRRYSPGDTIMLKHGVLGGAQPSGSGDILSILPAAQGFVHYRVRFQNENFERSIRQDDIDVQASPSSPSLPEAEAAPEKPKSSWINSNVIRIRK, encoded by the coding sequence ATGGCATATCGTCGTTACAGTCCGGGTGACACCATCATGCTCAAGCATGGTGTTCTCGGCGGCGCGCAGCCCTCGGGCTCCGGCGACATTCTGTCCATTCTGCCGGCCGCGCAGGGCTTCGTCCACTATCGCGTTCGGTTTCAGAACGAGAATTTCGAGCGCAGCATCCGCCAGGATGACATCGACGTCCAGGCATCACCTTCGTCGCCTTCGCTTCCAGAAGCAGAGGCGGCGCCCGAAAAGCCGAAATCGAGCTGGATCAATTCGAACGTGATCCGCATCAGGAAGTAA
- a CDS encoding cold-shock protein: MNTGTVKWFNATKGFGFIQPDNGGTDVFVHISAVERAGLRSLADGQKISYEIVQDRRSGKSSADNLRAE; the protein is encoded by the coding sequence ATGAATACAGGTACAGTCAAGTGGTTCAACGCCACCAAGGGTTTCGGTTTTATCCAGCCGGATAACGGCGGCACCGACGTTTTCGTCCATATTTCTGCAGTTGAACGCGCTGGCCTGCGCTCGCTCGCAGACGGACAGAAGATCAGCTACGAAATCGTGCAGGACCGCCGTTCGGGCAAGAGCTCTGCCGACAACCTCCGCGCTGAATAA